TTGCTGGAGATGCCTTGCTTTGCTCCTTTTTGTGGCCGTTTGCCTGTTTCACAACTGTGTTTTACAATACTTTGACGTTGTACTACACTGAAGGGATCCGGGATCCGGCATACCGGGATACCGGGATACCGCGGGCTGgtagctgctggctgctggctgcctggctgctggctggtggcAGCGAAAAcatcaatttgaattttccgCATTTTTAATGAATCTCCATGTTTTGCTGTCTTTTGCGCTTCTGCTGCCCCGATtcgtggcggcggtggcggtggcggtggcggtagCGGTGGCATTGCAATTAGAACCGACCAGAGTAGAGTGCTGGCACGCCTCTTTGTACAACAAATTACGGACAAGACTTAAAGGCTACCATTAACTCTTTTTATTGCAGCTATGGGGCCAGCTATGATCTGGCTGCTCGCCGCAAGAATGCCACCCGCGAGTCGACGGCCACGCTCAAGGCCTGGCTGAACGAGCACAAGAAGAACCCCTATCCGACCAAGGGTGAGAAGATTATGCTGGCCATTATCACCAAGATGACGCTGACCCAGGTCTCCACGTGGTTCGCCAATGCCCGACGGCGCTTGAAGAAGGAGAACAAGATGACTTGGGAGCCGAAGAACCgcaccgacgacgacgacgacgccttGGTGTCGGACGATGAGAAGGATAAGGAGGATCTGGAGCCCATCAAGGGATCCCAGAGCAGCAGTTTGGCCAAAGGTAATCTCCACGCTTTCATTGTTAGTCGTTGAAGTAATCTTCACAGTCGGATGTATGCCTTGTTCTTTGACGCACAGATGTGAccaaagaggaggaggatgccATCGACGAGGATCAGAAGTGCATTGGCCAGGCGAACATACTCCGCGCCGGCTTTGGGTATCCCTCtgccggccccggccccggcccctaCCATGGCGGTGCCGGTTCCGGCGGTGGTCATCCGGCTGGGTACCACCCGTACCACCAGCATCCTGCCTACTACCAGCCACAGCAGGGCATGCTGGGCAGCGCCTTTCACGGCGGAGCAGACGGTGGAGGCCTGGCCAACAAGCAGACGGAACACAGTGATCCAAAAAACCAATTAGGCCGGGACTGTGGCGTGCCGATTCCAGCCACCAAGCCCAAAATCTGGAGCTTGGCCGACACAGTTGGCTGCAAGACCCCGCCGCCGTCGTACATGGGCCAGGGGCAGGTGCTGGCCCAGGGGatgccgccgcagcagcagcagcagcagcagcatatgCATCAGCAGTTGCATCCGCAggtgcagcagccacagcaggaGAACATGGGCATGGTTCCCGGGAGTCCGGGGCAAGCGCCGCGAGCCCATCAGCCGCAAGAGCAACAGACACTGCCGATGGGGAACCATCATCTGTTCAACGGAGCACCCTATTTACGGCCGCATACCACGGCCTACGGGGGTTTTCTAGGGGCTACGACGCAGCAGCTCCATACTACGAACAGTGCCCCGTACAACAGtacgcagctgcagcagcagcagcagcagcacagccagcggagcagcagcacacacagtTCCAGCGGCACACATACGCCTACCATCCATACTACGGGAAATTCGAACGGAGCTATGGGCCTCCTGCCCcaggctccagctccggcacAGCAG
The sequence above is a segment of the Drosophila pseudoobscura strain MV-25-SWS-2005 chromosome X, UCI_Dpse_MV25, whole genome shotgun sequence genome. Coding sequences within it:
- the ara gene encoding homeobox protein araucan, producing the protein MAAYTQFGYGGFPSGSQLLPPNAQASEDTSPNVNDASLVMTNAPAMSPTGGAADCQTNQQAPGSGGGGGGGDASSGALSPNALSQNSNAAAGSVVGGAAGGAADLATGGSLDGNGVGTTPTTGSSCCENGRPIMTDPVSGQTVCSCQYDSARLALSSYSRLPAASVGVYGTPYPSTDQNPYQSIGVDSSAFYSPLSNPYGLKETGSGAEMGAWTSAGLQPTTGYYSYDPMSAYGYGASYDLAARRKNATRESTATLKAWLNEHKKNPYPTKGEKIMLAIITKMTLTQVSTWFANARRRLKKENKMTWEPKNRTDDDDDALVSDDEKDKEDLEPIKGSQSSSLAKDVTKEEEDAIDEDQKCIGQANILRAGFGYPSAGPGPGPYHGGAGSGGGHPAGYHPYHQHPAYYQPQQGMLGSAFHGGADGGGLANKQTEHSDPKNQLGRDCGVPIPATKPKIWSLADTVGCKTPPPSYMGQGQVLAQGMPPQQQQQQQHMHQQLHPQVQQPQQENMGMVPGSPGQAPRAHQPQEQQTLPMGNHHLFNGAPYLRPHTTAYGGFLGATTQQLHTTNSAPYNSTQLQQQQQQHSQRSSSTHSSSGTHTPTIHTTGNSNGAMGLLPQAPAPAQQPLQFSAHRQGLQHPHPHPHLQQQQQQQLPSQSTVNPRAMGFLEAQPDTPPQTPPNMKVLNGALSLLPTASQAPMTATCRSSSNSNSNSIGNTNINAFNFGSNYPMNFSARLGEYSPRDEYSSGSSSSSSSPQLQRNEAAMFKPLFKKYTN